A single window of Oreochromis aureus strain Israel breed Guangdong linkage group 7, ZZ_aureus, whole genome shotgun sequence DNA harbors:
- the si:dkeyp-19e1.3 gene encoding USP6 N-terminal-like protein, which produces MKKDIDTLIAEERAEIISKYDKGRQEGVSIDPWEDADYSIYKITDRFGFLHEKELPTPSVLEEKQKQQELERVEKWLKMVKKWDKYKSSEKLVKRVYKGIPLQLRGQAWALLLDIEKVKQDGKYEKMKQQARNFSTEIKQIDLDVNRTFRNHIMFMDRFGVKQQALFHVLAAYSVYNTEVSYCQGMSQIAAILLMYLNEEDAFWALSQLLTDNKHSMHGFFIPGFPKLHRFQAHHELILSKMLPKLKKHLDKEQMTTGIYTTKWFLQCFIERTPFTLTLRLWDIYILEGEKMLSAMAYTILKLHKKRLQKLQLEDLREFLQEQLAASFFMPDDAVVEQLQATMSELRSKKLDQPPPAKSDELPKKPLGQERPVLLLPLQPDSSVEVKISLQSESQPSTDTQETVGITAHQPPSLAEPQESRSLSRPNTPSLPSPDPVVVHTQGTPSSLRPCRNPPIPPKVGVRVDVKELFPAVSQERGKEENETSVTEIQEEPVDWPPPYEPPPVDMHTMQAAEEIMDLPDLPPPPFIFPDQSDQMPLGGCSPHLEARTGPGIQQCSPSPRSASPLVNQIKLSPKLYPKPPTSLDIMQKKPLPSKPSPNRAFTDSSSSSSSPRIPPKPTKFPVSLYVPVSAGDRRPSNTSQYDNLSEVDEDDRNLERVLSSTPEEIPSLHNNPSYNREYDPAVYPLPPPPVYMHHSASPPSLCALPSLPQEPEYAGEGSWVEDPIIAPPPPSFADRLSPLQCSTASVSDPHKAMSPGYSKPFSRGPRDHSAFPAPLLYTGSPPAHLRSSGQSGVGVALVQSSPDFCRVPQSGHQLPKSVTF; this is translated from the exons ATGAAGAAGGATATAGACACATTAATAGCAGAAGAACGGGCTGAAATCATCTCTAAATATGACAAG ggCAGGCAGGAGGGTGTCAGTATTGATCCATGGGAGGATGCTGACTACAGCATTTATAAAATCACAGACCGCTTTGGCTTCCTGCA TGAGAAGGAGCTTCCAACACCCAGTGTGCTTGAAGAAAAG CAAAAGCAGCAGGAGCTCGAGCGAGTTGAGAAATGGCTGAAGATGGTGAAGAAATGGGACAAATACAAGAGCAGTGAAAAG CTGGTGAAGCGTGTATATAAAGGTATTCCTCTCCAACTTAGAGGGCAAGCTTGGGCCTTGCTTTTAGACATAGAGAAGGTGAAACAAGATGGTAAATATGAG AAAATGAAGCAGCAGGCTCGTAACTTCTCCACAGAAATTAAGCAGATAGACTTGGATGTTAACAGAACCTTCAGGAACCACATCATGTTCATGGATCGCTTTGGAGTCAA GCAACAGGCGCTGTTTCACGTACTAGCTGCTTACTCTGTCTACAACACG GAGGTGAGCTACTGCCAGGGGATGAGTCAGATCGCTGCCATCTTGCTCATGTACCTGAATGAGGAGGATGCCTTCTGGGCTCTGTCCCAACTCCTTACCGACAACAAGCATTCCATGCACG GGTTCTTCATCCCGGGATTTCCCAAGCTGCACCGTTTCCAGGCTCATCATGAGCTAATCCTGTCCAAAATGCTGCCTAAGCTCAAGAAACACCTG GACAAGGAGCAGATGACAACAGGGATTTACACCACAAAATGGTTTCTGCAGTGCTTCATTGAAAGA ACGCCTTTCACCCTCACCCTGCGTTTATGGGACATCTACATATTGGAAGGGGAGAAGATGCTATCTGCTATGGCTTACACTATCCTCAAGTTACACAAAA AGCGCCTGCAGAAACTTCAGTTAGAGGACCTGAGAGAATTTCTTCAGGAGCAGCTGGCTGCTTCTTTCTTCATGCCTGATGATGCTGTAGTTGAACAGTTGCAGGCAACAATGTCTGAACTACGCAGTAAAAAGCTGGACCAACCTCCTCCAG cCAAGTCAGATGAGTTACCCAAGAAGCCTCTGGGTCAAGAGAGACCAGTTCTCCTTCTCCCATTGCAGCCTGACTCTTCTGTGGAGGTCAAAATAagtctgcagtctgagagcCAGCCCAGTACAGATACCCAGGAAACAGTTGGCATCACCGCACATCAGCCTCCTTCCCTTGCAGAGCCCCAGGAATCTAGAAGCCTCTCCAGGCCAAACACACCTAGTTTGCCTTCACCAGACCCTGTTGTGGTTCACACACAAGGGACACCATCTTCTCTGAGGCCTTGTCGAAATCCTCCGATCCCTCCAAAAGTAGGGGTAAGGGTAGATGTTAAGGAATTGTTCCCAGCAGTTAGTCAGGAGAGGGGCAAAGAGGAAAACGAGACCTCAGTCACAGAGATCCAAGAAGAACCTGTGGATTGGCCTCCACCCTATGAGCCCCCTCCCGTGGATATGCATACAATGCAAGCTGCGGAGGAAATCATGGATCTCCCTGATCTACCACCTCCACCTTTCATTTTCCCTGACCAGAGTGACCAAATGCCACTGGGAGGTTGTTCGCCCCATCTGGAAGCTAGGACTGGCCCGGGTATCCAGCAGTGCTCTCCCTCCCCCCGCTCAGCCTCACCACTGGTCAATCAAATTAAGCTATCCCCAAAACTATACCCTAAGCCTCCGACATCACTTGACATTATGCAGAAAAAACCTTTGCCCTCAAAACCCTCCCCTAATCGTGCCTTCACAgattcctcttcctcctcttcctctcccagAATTCCCCCAAAGCCAACCAAGTTCCCAGTCTCTCTATACGTCCCGGTATCTGCAGGAGATAGACGGCCTTCTAACACCTCACAGTATGACAACCTTTCGGAGGTTGACGAAGACGACCGCAATCTGGAAAGAGTGCTGAGCTCTACTCCTGAGGAAATTCCCAGCCTGCACAACAACCCATCATACAACCGAGAATATGACCCTGCTGTGTACCCtctgcctccacctcctgtCTACATGCATCACTCTGCTTCCCCTCCCTCACTGTGTGCCCTTCCCAGTTTGCCACAAGAACCAGAATATGCAGGAGAGGGCAGTTGGGTGGAGGATCCCATCATTGCCCCTCCTCCACCTAGTTTTGCCGACAGACTTAGTCCCCTCCAGTGCTCCACTGCCAGCGTTTCAGACCCGCACAAAGCCATGTCACCTGGTTATTCTAAGCCTTTCTCCAGGGGCCCCAGAGACCATTCTGCCTTCCCAGCACCGCTGTTGTACACCGGGTCACCTCCGGCTCACTTAAGATCCTCAGGACAATCAGGAGTAGGAGTAGCTTTGGTCCAGTCCAGTCCAGACTTTTGCAGGGTGCCTCAAAGTGGACATCAGTTGCCCAAATCGGTGACATTTTAA